The genome window ACCGCCGGAGACAGCGTTCGCCGCTGCAACGGCTTTCCGTGCACGGGGGCGGTGGAGGACAAGTACCCCGACGGCCAGCTGAAGCACAAGGGCTATTACGACAATGGGCTCCTTGTCCTGTACAAGAATTACTATCCAACCGGGCAGCTCGAACGCGAGTTCAGGCGCACGGACGATTTGCGCGCCGTGCAGCGCTCATGGCACGCCAACGGACAGCCGCGCTCCGAGATCCGTTATGCTGAAGGACAGGTGGTGCTCTACAAGGACCATTATATCAACGGCGTGCTGAGGTATGCAGAGGAGCGCCAGCGCAATGGCGGCTGCTATACCCGCATGGAGCTCTTCGATGCGGAGGGGCGGCCGATCAGCACGCTCGTGCTCGCGGATAAGGCCAAGGGCCTCATCGACATCAGCGAGTACCACCCTGGTGGGGCGCTGAAAAGCCAAGGCCGCGCACGATGCGACAGGCATTCGCTGGAGACCACGCGCATCGGAACCTGGACCTACTTCGATCCCGCCGGCGCGACCGTGCGCCAAGAGGATTACCTCGATGGCAAGGTGCACGCCGTGCGCTGAATGGGCCGACCGAGTGGAATGAGCGAGCCCCGCGATGATCGCGGGGCTCGCTGCTTGGTGCTTGCCGCAAGCCTCGGGTCGGGAAGGTCCGACCCCTACTTGCTGTCCTTCACTTCCTCGAAATCGACATCCTTCACCTCGGAGTCGGTGGAGCTGGCGTTGCCTGCATTGCCGTTTCCATTGGCTTGGCCTTGCTGCGCAGCATTGTACATCTCCTGGCTGGCCGCTTGGAAGGCGGTGTTCAACTCGCCCATGAGCTTCTCGCAGGCATCAGCGTCTTGCGCCTTGTGCGCGTCCTTCAGCCGGCTGAGCGCCTCTTCGATCGGCTTCTTCTTCTCGTCGGGGATCTTCTCGCCGTAATCCTTGAGGCTCTTCTCGGTCTGGAAGATGAGGCTGTCGGCGGCGTTGAGCTTGTCCACGGTCTCTCGCGCCTTCTTGTCGGCATCGGCGTTGGCCTCTGCCTCCTTCTTCATCTTCTCGATCTCCTCCTTGCTCAGGCCGCTGCTGGCCTCGATGCGGATGCTCTGCTCCTTGCCGGTGGCCTTGTCCTTCGCGCCCACGTGCAGGATGCCGTTGGCGTCGATATCGAAGGTGACCTCGATCTGCGGCACGCCGCGCGGTGCAGGAGGGATGCCATCGAGGTGGAAGCGGCCGATGGTGCGGTTGCCGTTGGCCATGGGGCGCTCGCCTTGCAGCACATGGATCTCCACGCTGGGCTGGCTGTCGCTGGCCGTGCTGAAGGTCTCGCTCTTCTTGGTGGGGATGGTGGTGTTCGCTTCGATGAGCTTGGTCATCACTCCGCCCATGGTCTCGATGCCCAGGCTGAGCGGGGTCACGTCGAGCAGGAGCACGTCCTTCACATCGCCGGTGAGCACGCCGCCTTGGATCGCGGCGCCGATGGCCACCACTTCGTCGGGGTTCACGCCCTTGCTGGGCTCCTTGCCGAAGAACTTCTTCACGGCATCCTGGATGGCTGGAATGCGGGTGCTGCCGCCCACCAGGATCACCTCGTCGATGTCCGTGGTCTTGAGGCCGGCGTTCTTCAATGCGCTCTCGCACGGGGCGATGGTGCGCTTGATGAGGCTGTCCGCGAGCTGCTCGAACTTGGCGCGGGTGAGGCTGCGCACCAAGTGCTGCGGGATGCCATCCACCGGCATGATATAGGGCAGGTTGATCTCGCTGCTGGTGGTTGAGCTGAGCTCGATCTTCGCTTTCTCGGCAGCCTCCTTCAGGCGCTGAAGGGCCATGGGGTCCTTACGCAGGTCGATGTTGAATTGGCCCTTGAATTCTTCGGCCAGCCAGTCGATGATCACCTGGTCGAAGTCGTCGCCGCCCAAGTGGGTGTCCCCGTCGGTGCTCTTCACCTCGAACACGCCATCGCCCAGTTCGAGCACGCTCACGTCGTGGGTGCCGCCGCCGCAGTCGAATACCACGATCTTCTGGTCCTTGTGCTTCTTGTCGAGGCCATAGGCGAGCGCTGCCGCCGTGGGCTCGTTGATGATGCGGCGCACTTTCAGGCCAGCGATCTCGCCGGCTTCCTTCGTGGCTTGGCGCTGGGCATCGTTGAAGTAGGCAGGCACAGTGATCACGGCCTCGTTCACCGTGGTGCCCAGGTAATCCTCGGCGGTCTTCTTCATCTTCTGCAGGATCATGGCGCTGATCTCCTGCGGGGTGTAGTGCCGGTCTCCGATGGCCACGCGCGGGGTGTTGCTCGCGCCGCGCTCCACCGTGTAGGGCATGCGCGCGATCTCCTTCGCGCACTCATCGAAGGAATTGCCCATGAAGCGCTTGATGGAGGAGATGGTGTTCTTCGGGTTGGTGATGGCCTGACGCTTGGCGGGGTCACCCACTTTGCGCTCGCCGCCCTCTACGAAGGCCACGATGCTGGGCGTGGTGCGCTTGCCCTCGCTATTGGCGATCACCACAGGCTCGTTGCCCTCCATCACGGAGACGCAGCTGTTGGTGGTGCCCAGGTCGATGCCGATGATCTTGCTCATGTGTATGCGCCGAGGTCCGGCGCCGGTGTTGGTTTGTAGGACAGGTTGTTCAGCGGCGCGGCAGGATCAACCACCATGCCACCGGACAAGAAGGGAGAGAAGCTGCCATGATGCACCGAAAGGCCCGCCAATGGGGGCCATGGAACGCTGTCAGCTTGGCATGTCAGGGGCAGACGAAGCCATCCTGCGGGGAGCAGAAGCGCAGGTCGCCCGTATAGTTGCCGTCAATCAGTTCATTGAAGGACTGCGTGCTCAATCGTTTGCCTCGGGTGGTCTTCTCATACCGGCTGCCCCAGACTCCAATGCCGTTCTCGAGGTTGCTGTACGCGGGCCTATCATTCACGATGCCGGTTACGGGCTCGGTTAGGGTCAAGTAGGTGTGGAGGTCGTCGTTGGCCACGGAGACCACGAAGTCGATTCCCCGGAAAATGCGGCGATCCACGCTCTCCCAACCCGACTGGCTCTTGATCTGGCTTTCCACAGCGCTATAGAAGGTCTCTCCGGCAAGACGCACCGCCATGTCCTCATTCACGAAGGACGAGACTTTCGGAGAGCCGATCTTCTGACTGATGCTGCGGGCCACGGTGTCCGTTCCGGTCACTTCATCGTATCGGAACTTCCACTCCACCACGAAGCGCTTGCAATCAGCCCGTGATGTCCAGTTGAACTCGTAATCCGAATAGCTGTTGCCCGCTGTGTTCCTTAGAGCTACGCGAGCTCCATTGGCCACTGTATCCTGATCCACTGGGTCCACCTTGAAGTCATTGGTGATCGGGGTCTCGGCGGTGACGGTCTTGCCGTTCACGTTCATCACAAGCCGGTAGCTGTCGTCCTGCCAGAGGAACATCCGCACTCCGAGGTTGCTGGCGGGAATCGTCTGGGTATAGGGCGACACGAAGTACTTGAGCTTCTGCACCGGTGCATAGAAGGTGCCCGGCTCGCGGTTCACCACGACCGTGTCCAGCAGTGGGAAGGAATCGAGCAGCGCACCGGAACTGCTCACACGGAAAACCTTGGCGTAGGAGATGGCCTCGCCGCTGTATTCACTGGAGTCGCGCACTTGGGCCATGTCGAGTGCGTTGCCGGTGCCCAAGAAGGCCTTGTTCACCTTCACGAAATGCACGGAGTCCTTCTGGTTCAAGAGCCCGTACACGATGGTGATGTCCTTGTACGGCTCATTGATGTCGAGCTCAGTGCTGCAACCGGTGAGCAAGGAGGCGGCCAGGAGCGCGAAGGGGATTGAACGGTGCATGCGGTTGCCGATGGAGGCGGCCAAAGATAGCCGCGCGAGCTTCCCAGCCTGATCGGCTTGACCAACGGCCTGCTGTGGGCCATGAGCGGCGCGGGCTAGCTTTCGCCACCCATCCATGGAAGCATGAGCACCGGATCCGCCGACGCCAAGCGCGTCACCACGCACACCTTGCAGGAAATGAAGTCCGGAGGCGTGCCCATCGCCATGCTCACGGCCTATGATTACTCGCTCGCGCGCTTGGTCGATGCGGCGGGCATCGATGTGATCCTGGTGGGCGACAGCGCCAGCAACGTGATGGCCGGGCACGAGACCACCTTGCCGATCACGCTTGATCAGATGATCTACCATGCAGGCGCCGTGGTGCGCGGCTGCCAGCGGGCACTCATCGTGGTCGACCTGCCCTTCGGCACCTATCAAGGCAACACCAAGGGCGCGCTCAACAGCGCCATCCGCATCATGAAGGAGAGCGGCGCGCATGCCGTGAAGCTCGAGGGCGGGCGTGAGGTGATCGGATCCGTCGAGCGGATCCTCACGGCGGGCATCCCCGTGATGGGGCATCTGGGACTCACGCCGCAGAGCATCTACAAATTCGGCACTTACGTGGTGCGCGCCAAAGAGGAGATGGAAGCCCAGCGCTTGCGTGAGGATGCCAAGCTCCTGGAAGAGGCCGGTTGCTTCGCGCTGGTGCTCGAGAAGATCCCGGCCAAGCTCGCGGAAGAGGTGGCCAAGAGCGTGAGCATCCCCGTGATCGGCATCGGCGCGGGCGGCGGTGTCGATGGCCAGGTGCTGGTGCTGCACGACATGCTGGGCATCAACAAGGAATTCAATCCTCGCTTCCTGCGGCGCTATGCTGATCTGCACACGGTGATCTCCGATGCCGTGGGCGGCTACGTGCGCGATGTGCGCAGCAAGGATTTCCCCAGCGCGAAGGAGCAGTACTAGCGTTTTGCCGCACCGGTCCCGGCTTTCGCTGGGATGACCCGTTGTCGTGTGATCATGGCCCCAGCATCGATACCGGTTCTCTTCAGCGACCCTTGGCTGCTTGCCGTGCGCAAGCCCGCAGGCGTGCCCGTGCAAGCCGATCCAACAGGCGATGAGGACCTGCTCTCGTTGGTGCGGATCGAGCGCAAGGAGCCGGCACTGGAACTCGTGCACCGCATCGACCGTCCTGTGAGCGGCGTGGTGCTGCTTGCGCGAACCGCCGAGGCCAACAAGGCCCTGCAAGCGCTCTTCCGCGAGCGGCGTGTGGAGAAACGCTATTGGGCCATCGTGGAAGGCCGGGTTGAGGAGAAGGGCTCCGTGGCTTTGGTGCACCGGCTCGCGCAGGATGCTCCCAATCGGAGGGCACGCGTGAGCGAAGTGCAAGGCGATGAGGCGTCGCGCACGCAGGTGCAGGTGCTTGCACGGGGCGATCGTTACAGCTTGGTGGAGTGCATGCCCGAAGGCGGCGCCTTCCACCAGATCCGCGCGCAGCTCTCAGCTTGGGGCCATGCGATCAAGGGCGATGTGAAGTACGGCGCGCGAAGAGGGGAGAAGGACAGGAGCATCGGGCTCCATGCGCGCGAGATCCGGTTCGTGCATCCGTTCACCGGAGAATCTATTCGGGTAGCAGCCCAAGCACCGGAGCTGGGTATCTGGCCGGCGCTCTGCGCGGCTGCGGGATTTGCACCTTCGGAATGAGCGGCTACCTTGCCGCTCATGAAGCGTCTGTTCCTGTCCATCGCCTTGGTCAATGCATGCGTGCTGCAAGCGCAAGTGCTCATCAGCGATTCGCTGATCTCGTCATTCACCATCGCCGAGTTGGCCGATCAGGGCATCGCTGGTGCGGACAATGACATCGAGACCTATCGCGTGGTGTACAACACGGTCGATCCCTTCGGGCAGCCCACCATCGCCAGCGCGGCGGTGGCGCTTCCGGTGAACACGCCTTGCACGCATGCCATGGCCGCGTACATGCATGGCACCGTGCTGAACCGCGAAGGCGTGCCCTCGCGCCTCAGCGATGAGATCGTCGTGGCTTACTACCTCAGCGCGTTCCGCTATGTGGCCGTGCTGCCGGACTACCTAGGCCTCGGCGATGGCCCCGGACCGCATCCGTACATGCACGCTGCCAGTGAGGCCACCGCCGGCCGCGATGCGCTGCGCGCCGCCCGCGAGCTGTGCGCGGCGAAGGGCGTTGAGTTGAATGGGCAGCTCTTCCTCACCGGATACTCACAGGGCGGTCACGCGTGCATGGCCACGCACAAGCTCCTGCAGGAAGCGCATGCTGATGAGTTCACCGTCACTGCCGCAGCACCGTGCAGCGGGCCTTACGATGCCAGCGGCGTGCAGGCCGAAGTGATCATCGCAAATGAGCCCTACCCCGCGCCGTATTACCTGCCATACGTGCTCTTGTCCTATGGCCATGTGTACCCGTGGCTCTACGACGAGGTGGACGAGGTGGTGCAGGAGCCTTGGGCCACGGAGTTGCCGCCGCTCTTCCAAGGGAACAATGGCTCCGGTGTCGTGGATGACATCATGCCCGAGATCCCCAACCAGATCCTGGTGCCTTCCATGCTGCAAGCCTTCATCGATGATCCGGATCATCCCTTCCGCCAGGCGCTGCGCGATAACGACCTCTACGACTGGACGCCCCAGTCGCGCTTGCGCATGTTCTACTGCGAAGCAGATGACCATGTGTTCTACCAGAACAGCATCGTGGCGCGCGATGCCATGCAGGCCAATGGCGCTCCGGATGTGCAGGCGGTCAGCGCGGGCTCCGGCCTCGATCACAACGGCTGCGCCTTCCCGGCGCTGCTCTTGGCGAAGGGGGTCTTCGATGCGCTTCAATGGCCGTGCGGAGGGATCGGCGTTGAGGAGCACGACAATGGCCGCTGGAGCATCGCGCCCAATCCGGCGAGCGGTCGTTTGCGGATCTCACGAGCCGCAACGGATGGCAGCGCGTCATTCAGATTGATCGCTTCCGATGGCCGTTCGTTGCACCATGGCATCATGCCCGATGGTGCATCAGAGTCATGGATCGATGCCTCTTCGGTTCCGCCAGGCCTGTATCTGATCGAGCTGGTTGATCCGCGCGGCCGCGCAGCGTTGCGCGTGGCCGTGGAGCGCTGAGCTCACACCGGATCCACATCCGCCACAAGTTGCACGGCGCGGTGCTGGGGCAAGGCGAACACGCGATCGATGCACTCGCGCACGAAGGCTTTCTCTTCGTGATGCGCGCTGCGGCGCAGCTTCACCAGCAGGTTGCGGATGTGGCGGTCCTTCACCCAGGCCACGGCTGGGATGTCAGGGCCGAGCACGCGATCGCCCAAGTGCTCGCGCAGCGCTGAGGCCAGATCGGCTGCGGCTGCGGCCACGCGCTCCTCGTTGCGGTGGCGGAGGGTGAGCGCCAGCACGCGCAGGAAGGGCGGGTATCCGTGCGTGCGGCGGTGCTCGATCTCGCGCTGGTAGAAGCCTTCCACATCGTGCCGCGTCACCAGGTCGAGCACGGGATTGCGCACCTCATGCGCTTGGATGATCACGTTGCCGGGCTTGTCCCTTCGGCCCGCGCGGCCCGCCACTTGGGCCATGAGCTGGAAGCCGCGTTCGTGCGCGCGGAAGTCGGGGAAGCGCAAGAGGCTGTCGGCGCTGAGGATGCCCACGGTGGTGACCTGATCGAAGTCGAGGCCCTTGGTCACCATCTGCGTGCCTACGAGGATGTCGATGGCGCCCTGCGCGAAGCCGGTGAGGATACGGTCGAGCGCCTGACGGCCCCGCACCGTGTCCTGGTCCATGCGGGCGATGCGCGCCTCCGGGAA of Flavobacteriales bacterium contains these proteins:
- the dnaK gene encoding molecular chaperone DnaK, with translation MSKIIGIDLGTTNSCVSVMEGNEPVVIANSEGKRTTPSIVAFVEGGERKVGDPAKRQAITNPKNTISSIKRFMGNSFDECAKEIARMPYTVERGASNTPRVAIGDRHYTPQEISAMILQKMKKTAEDYLGTTVNEAVITVPAYFNDAQRQATKEAGEIAGLKVRRIINEPTAAALAYGLDKKHKDQKIVVFDCGGGTHDVSVLELGDGVFEVKSTDGDTHLGGDDFDQVIIDWLAEEFKGQFNIDLRKDPMALQRLKEAAEKAKIELSSTTSSEINLPYIMPVDGIPQHLVRSLTRAKFEQLADSLIKRTIAPCESALKNAGLKTTDIDEVILVGGSTRIPAIQDAVKKFFGKEPSKGVNPDEVVAIGAAIQGGVLTGDVKDVLLLDVTPLSLGIETMGGVMTKLIEANTTIPTKKSETFSTASDSQPSVEIHVLQGERPMANGNRTIGRFHLDGIPPAPRGVPQIEVTFDIDANGILHVGAKDKATGKEQSIRIEASSGLSKEEIEKMKKEAEANADADKKARETVDKLNAADSLIFQTEKSLKDYGEKIPDEKKKPIEEALSRLKDAHKAQDADACEKLMGELNTAFQAASQEMYNAAQQGQANGNGNAGNASSTDSEVKDVDFEEVKDSK
- a CDS encoding DUF4249 family protein — protein: MHRSIPFALLAASLLTGCSTELDINEPYKDITIVYGLLNQKDSVHFVKVNKAFLGTGNALDMAQVRDSSEYSGEAISYAKVFRVSSSGALLDSFPLLDTVVVNREPGTFYAPVQKLKYFVSPYTQTIPASNLGVRMFLWQDDSYRLVMNVNGKTVTAETPITNDFKVDPVDQDTVANGARVALRNTAGNSYSDYEFNWTSRADCKRFVVEWKFRYDEVTGTDTVARSISQKIGSPKVSSFVNEDMAVRLAGETFYSAVESQIKSQSGWESVDRRIFRGIDFVVSVANDDLHTYLTLTEPVTGIVNDRPAYSNLENGIGVWGSRYEKTTRGKRLSTQSFNELIDGNYTGDLRFCSPQDGFVCP
- the panB gene encoding 3-methyl-2-oxobutanoate hydroxymethyltransferase; the encoded protein is MSTGSADAKRVTTHTLQEMKSGGVPIAMLTAYDYSLARLVDAAGIDVILVGDSASNVMAGHETTLPITLDQMIYHAGAVVRGCQRALIVVDLPFGTYQGNTKGALNSAIRIMKESGAHAVKLEGGREVIGSVERILTAGIPVMGHLGLTPQSIYKFGTYVVRAKEEMEAQRLREDAKLLEEAGCFALVLEKIPAKLAEEVAKSVSIPVIGIGAGGGVDGQVLVLHDMLGINKEFNPRFLRRYADLHTVISDAVGGYVRDVRSKDFPSAKEQY
- a CDS encoding RluA family pseudouridine synthase, with the protein product MAPASIPVLFSDPWLLAVRKPAGVPVQADPTGDEDLLSLVRIERKEPALELVHRIDRPVSGVVLLARTAEANKALQALFRERRVEKRYWAIVEGRVEEKGSVALVHRLAQDAPNRRARVSEVQGDEASRTQVQVLARGDRYSLVECMPEGGAFHQIRAQLSAWGHAIKGDVKYGARRGEKDRSIGLHAREIRFVHPFTGESIRVAAQAPELGIWPALCAAAGFAPSE
- a CDS encoding T9SS type A sorting domain-containing protein; translation: MKRLFLSIALVNACVLQAQVLISDSLISSFTIAELADQGIAGADNDIETYRVVYNTVDPFGQPTIASAAVALPVNTPCTHAMAAYMHGTVLNREGVPSRLSDEIVVAYYLSAFRYVAVLPDYLGLGDGPGPHPYMHAASEATAGRDALRAARELCAAKGVELNGQLFLTGYSQGGHACMATHKLLQEAHADEFTVTAAAPCSGPYDASGVQAEVIIANEPYPAPYYLPYVLLSYGHVYPWLYDEVDEVVQEPWATELPPLFQGNNGSGVVDDIMPEIPNQILVPSMLQAFIDDPDHPFRQALRDNDLYDWTPQSRLRMFYCEADDHVFYQNSIVARDAMQANGAPDVQAVSAGSGLDHNGCAFPALLLAKGVFDALQWPCGGIGVEEHDNGRWSIAPNPASGRLRISRAATDGSASFRLIASDGRSLHHGIMPDGASESWIDASSVPPGLYLIELVDPRGRAALRVAVER